The proteins below come from a single Micromonospora citrea genomic window:
- the map gene encoding type I methionyl aminopeptidase, whose translation MIEILTPAQLLRARDAGALVADVLQTLKSRSTVGTNLLDIDRWAQAMITEAGAQSCYVDYEPSFGRGPFGHYICTSVNDAVLHGLPHDYPLADGDLLTLDLAVSTDGVVADSAISFVVGDARPPESLALIDATERALSAGIAAAGPGARVGDVSHAIGSVLSEAGYPINTEFGGHGVGSTMHQDPHVSNTGRPGRGYRLRPGLLLALEPWVMADTAKLVTDADGWTLRSATGCRTAHSEHTIAITDDGAEVLTLPRSARP comes from the coding sequence ATGATCGAGATCCTGACCCCCGCCCAACTGCTGCGCGCGAGGGACGCCGGCGCCCTGGTCGCCGACGTCCTGCAGACGCTGAAGAGCCGCAGCACGGTCGGCACGAACCTGCTGGACATCGACCGGTGGGCGCAGGCCATGATCACCGAGGCCGGGGCGCAGTCCTGCTACGTCGACTACGAGCCGTCCTTCGGGCGCGGGCCGTTCGGCCACTACATCTGCACGTCGGTCAACGACGCCGTGCTCCACGGACTGCCGCACGACTACCCGCTCGCCGACGGCGACCTGCTGACGCTCGACCTCGCCGTCTCCACGGACGGGGTCGTCGCCGACTCCGCCATCAGCTTCGTCGTGGGCGACGCGAGGCCCCCGGAGAGCCTCGCGCTGATCGACGCGACCGAGCGCGCGTTGAGCGCGGGGATAGCCGCGGCCGGCCCCGGAGCCCGCGTCGGCGACGTCTCCCACGCCATCGGCTCGGTCCTCAGCGAGGCGGGATACCCGATCAACACCGAGTTCGGCGGTCACGGCGTCGGCTCGACGATGCACCAGGACCCGCACGTGTCGAACACGGGGCGGCCCGGTCGTGGCTACCGGCTGCGTCCCGGGCTGCTGCTGGCACTGGAGCCCTGGGTCATGGCGGACACCGCAAAGCTGGTGACCGATGCCGACGGCTGGACGCTCCGCAGCGCGACCGGCTGCCGGACGGCGCACAGCGAGCACACGATCGCCATCACCGACGACGGGGCCGAGGTGCTCACCCTGCCGAGATCGGCGCGACCGTGA
- a CDS encoding helix-turn-helix transcriptional regulator, which yields MVRLPLTPAEVERGQRLGALLRRARGERSMLVTALAAGVSPETLRKIESGRVATPAFPTIAAVADVLGLSLDAVWSEINRSDGGAELGASDRHPAERLAS from the coding sequence ATGGTCAGGTTGCCGCTCACTCCCGCGGAGGTCGAGCGCGGTCAACGCCTCGGCGCCCTCCTGCGACGCGCCAGGGGGGAGCGTTCGATGCTCGTCACCGCGCTGGCCGCAGGCGTCTCCCCGGAGACCCTTCGGAAGATCGAGTCCGGTCGGGTGGCCACCCCCGCCTTCCCGACCATCGCCGCGGTCGCCGACGTCCTCGGCCTCTCCCTCGACGCGGTGTGGTCGGAGATCAACCGGTCGGACGGCGGGGCCGAACTCGGGGCGTCGGATCGCCACCCGGCCGAGCGGCTGGCCTCGTAG
- a CDS encoding replication-associated recombination protein A, translating to MESDALFSLGEPAGAPPAPAGSVGVDSFTAVGEDSPLPVRMRPRSIDELVGQDHLLAPGAPLRQLVSASAPMSVILWGPPGSGKTTIAHLVARATDRRFVAMSALTAGVKDVRAVIETARRQRRSGGPQTVLFIDEVHRFSKTQQDSLLAAVEDRTVTLLAATTENPYFSVISPLLSRCVLLTLQPLDDAAVRDLLRRAVTDERGLGGALKLETEAEDHLVRLAAGDVRKALTALEAAAASATALGAERIDLATAEQAVDVAAVRYDRAGDAHYDVTSAFIKSMRGSDVDAALHWLARMLVAGEDARFIARRLVIFASEDVGMADPTALSVATAAAHAVEFVGLPEAQLNLAQAVIHLATAPKSNSATAAIGAAITDVRAGRGGPVPRGLRDAHYSGAKGLGHGTGYRTPHKDQRGVVTQQYAPDDLVGTDYYRPSQHGAERAVATRLPLLRRIVRGLPAPVTPAETPVTVTGGPAGDGRRPADTVGAGAAREGGSDAAEEEQQQ from the coding sequence ATGGAGTCCGACGCCCTCTTCTCCCTCGGTGAGCCCGCCGGAGCGCCCCCCGCGCCCGCGGGTTCCGTCGGTGTGGACAGCTTCACGGCGGTGGGGGAGGATTCGCCCCTGCCGGTCCGGATGCGTCCGCGCAGCATCGACGAGCTGGTCGGGCAGGACCACCTGCTCGCGCCGGGTGCCCCGCTGCGCCAGCTCGTCTCCGCCAGCGCGCCGATGTCGGTCATCCTGTGGGGGCCGCCGGGCAGCGGCAAGACGACCATCGCGCACCTGGTCGCCCGGGCCACCGACCGCCGCTTCGTCGCGATGTCGGCGCTCACCGCCGGGGTCAAGGACGTGCGCGCGGTGATCGAGACGGCCCGCCGGCAGCGCCGCTCGGGCGGCCCCCAGACCGTGCTCTTCATCGACGAGGTGCACCGGTTCAGCAAGACCCAGCAGGATTCGCTGCTCGCCGCCGTCGAGGACCGCACCGTCACGCTGCTCGCGGCGACCACCGAGAACCCGTACTTCTCGGTGATCTCACCGCTGCTGTCGCGGTGCGTGCTGCTCACCCTCCAGCCGCTCGACGACGCGGCGGTGCGTGACCTGCTGCGCCGCGCGGTGACCGACGAGCGCGGCCTCGGTGGCGCGCTGAAGCTGGAGACCGAGGCAGAGGACCACCTGGTCCGCCTCGCGGCCGGCGACGTACGCAAGGCGCTCACCGCGCTGGAGGCGGCGGCGGCCTCCGCCACGGCCCTCGGCGCCGAACGGATCGACCTTGCCACCGCCGAGCAGGCGGTGGACGTGGCGGCCGTGCGCTACGACCGCGCCGGCGACGCCCACTACGACGTGACGAGCGCCTTCATCAAGAGCATGCGCGGCTCGGACGTGGACGCGGCGCTGCACTGGCTGGCCCGGATGCTGGTCGCCGGCGAGGACGCCCGCTTCATCGCCCGCCGCCTGGTCATCTTCGCCAGCGAGGACGTCGGCATGGCCGACCCGACGGCGCTGAGCGTGGCCACCGCCGCCGCCCACGCGGTGGAGTTCGTGGGGCTGCCCGAGGCGCAGCTCAACCTCGCCCAGGCCGTGATCCACCTGGCCACCGCCCCGAAGTCCAACTCGGCCACCGCCGCGATCGGCGCGGCCATCACCGACGTGCGGGCCGGCCGGGGCGGGCCGGTGCCGCGCGGGCTGCGTGACGCGCACTATTCGGGCGCCAAGGGCCTCGGGCACGGCACCGGCTACCGCACCCCCCACAAGGACCAGCGCGGCGTGGTCACCCAGCAGTACGCTCCCGACGACCTCGTCGGCACCGACTACTACCGGCCCAGCCAGCACGGCGCGGAGCGGGCCGTGGCCACCCGGCTGCCGCTGCTGCGCCGCATCGTCCGGGGGCTGCCGGCCCCGGTCACCCCGGCGGAGACGCCGGTCACGGTGACGGGTGGGCCGGCGGGCGACGGCCGCCGGCCGGCGGACACGGTCGGCGCCGGCGCGGCCAGAGAGGGCGGCAGTGACGCCGCCGAGGAGGAGCAGCAGCAGTGA
- a CDS encoding GNAT family N-acetyltransferase, translating into MIVADQVLEGRDAILTAAGHHPYARHSLRRGERPRGWRRDDAVGWLLPAEHGPAGGAIGAPGPAVDVFAGLLAEGVLLPGQWLHLPRLDPAALTGRLAVARHDEWDFLWATTAPPRQPEEDRVVRLTEADHPALAELIDESFPTTTSRPGDPRVVDWYGIRDGDRIVACGADRSRGDVGFLAGLTVAAGLRGRGLGAALTAGMTRALFARHDTVALGVYTVNVGAIRLYRRLGFTNALARSSVHLA; encoded by the coding sequence ATGATCGTCGCCGACCAGGTCCTGGAGGGGCGGGACGCCATCCTGACTGCCGCCGGCCACCACCCGTACGCCCGGCACTCGCTCCGGCGCGGCGAGCGACCGCGCGGCTGGCGGCGCGACGACGCGGTGGGCTGGCTGCTCCCTGCGGAGCACGGCCCGGCCGGCGGCGCGATCGGCGCTCCCGGGCCGGCGGTCGACGTCTTCGCCGGTCTCCTGGCGGAGGGCGTGCTGCTCCCCGGCCAGTGGCTGCACCTGCCGCGGCTCGACCCGGCGGCGCTGACCGGCCGGTTGGCCGTGGCGCGGCACGACGAGTGGGACTTCCTCTGGGCCACGACCGCCCCGCCGCGCCAGCCCGAGGAGGATCGGGTGGTCCGGCTCACCGAGGCCGACCATCCGGCGCTGGCCGAGCTGATCGACGAGTCCTTCCCGACCACCACCTCCCGGCCGGGCGACCCCCGGGTCGTCGACTGGTACGGCATCCGCGACGGCGACCGGATCGTCGCCTGCGGCGCGGACCGCAGCCGGGGCGACGTCGGCTTCCTCGCCGGACTGACCGTCGCTGCCGGACTGCGCGGCCGAGGGCTGGGCGCGGCGCTGACCGCCGGGATGACCCGGGCGCTGTTCGCCCGGCACGACACCGTGGCGCTCGGCGTCTACACCGTCAACGTCGGCGCGATCCGGCTCTACCGGCGGCTCGGCTTCACCAACGCGCTGGCCCGCAGCTCGGTGCACCTGGCCTGA